In Methanothermus fervidus DSM 2088, a single genomic region encodes these proteins:
- a CDS encoding putative circadian clock protein, KaiC (COGs: COG0467 RecA-superfamily ATPase implicated in signal transduction~InterPro IPR010624: IPR014774: IPR015140: IPR004504: IPR 003593~KEGG: mfe:Mefer_0135 putative circadian clock protein, KaiC~PFAM: Circadian clock protein KaiC central region; KaiA binding~PRIAM: Non-specific serine/threonine protein kinase~SMART: AAA ATPase~SPTR: C7P5Z5 Putative circadian clock protein, KaiC~PFAM: KaiC~TIGRFAM: KaiC domain protein, Ph0284 family), whose amino-acid sequence MKNMKKVKTGIPGMDDILHGGIPERNIVLLSGGPGTGKTIFCQQFLYKGVKEYNEPGILVALEEHPVQIRENMKQFGWDVRELEEEEEKFVIVDAFTSGIGRAAKREKYIVKDPNDERELIDVLRTAINDIGAKRVGIDSVTTLYINKPMMARKTVFLLKRVISGLGCTAIFTSQISVGERGFGGPGVEHAVDGIIRLDLDEIKGELKRSLIVWKMRGTNHSLKRRPFDITDKGIYVHSDKVLKIR is encoded by the coding sequence ATGAAAAACATGAAAAAAGTAAAAACCGGAATTCCTGGAATGGATGATATATTACATGGAGGAATACCTGAAAGAAATATAGTTTTGTTGTCTGGTGGTCCAGGCACTGGAAAAACAATATTTTGTCAGCAATTTCTATATAAAGGTGTTAAAGAGTATAATGAGCCAGGAATTTTAGTAGCATTAGAAGAGCATCCTGTACAAATCAGGGAAAATATGAAACAATTTGGGTGGGATGTTAGAGAACTTGAAGAAGAAGAAGAAAAATTTGTCATAGTTGATGCATTTACATCTGGAATAGGACGTGCTGCAAAAAGAGAAAAATATATAGTAAAGGATCCAAACGATGAAAGAGAATTAATCGATGTTTTAAGAACTGCTATAAATGATATTGGAGCTAAAAGAGTAGGAATTGATTCCGTAACTACCCTCTACATAAATAAACCAATGATGGCCAGAAAAACAGTGTTTCTATTAAAGAGAGTCATTTCCGGTTTAGGATGCACTGCTATTTTTACATCTCAAATTTCTGTTGGAGAGAGAGGATTTGGAGGCCCTGGAGTTGAGCATGCTGTTGATGGAATTATAAGGTTAGATTTAGATGAAATAAAAGGAGAATTAAAAAGAAGTTTGATCGTTTGGAAAATGAGAGGAACCAATCATTCTTTAAAAAGACGTCCATTTGATATAACTGATAAAGGAATTTATGTACACTCAGATAAAGTATTAAAAATTAGATGA
- a CDS encoding transcriptional regulator protein-like protein (COGs: COG1318 transcriptional regulator protein~KEGG: mfe:Mefer_0108 transcriptional regulator protein-like protein~SPTR: C7P5W8 Transcriptional regulator protein-like protein~TIGRFAM: probable regulatory domain), translating into MIPLVPTSKTEINKLEHVLVLGTLFRPEILKLIKDPRERITWVESLAVASGSIAREKAGYTVREIAEELGRTEQTIRKHVKGETKAGKLVRETYNMIKEGKLDMSELEDFLETTVRKEELESKLSKVKELDKKLEKLKKENEKLNTKLEKVREKLEEILEDIK; encoded by the coding sequence ATGATTCCATTAGTGCCTACATCAAAAACTGAAATAAATAAGTTAGAACATGTTTTAGTGTTAGGAACATTGTTTAGACCCGAAATTTTGAAATTAATAAAGGATCCTAGAGAAAGAATTACCTGGGTTGAATCTTTAGCTGTTGCTTCAGGGAGCATAGCAAGAGAAAAAGCAGGGTACACTGTAAGGGAAATAGCGGAAGAATTAGGAAGAACAGAACAAACAATTAGAAAACATGTGAAGGGTGAAACAAAGGCTGGAAAATTAGTCAGAGAAACCTATAATATGATAAAAGAAGGAAAACTAGACATGTCAGAGTTGGAAGATTTTTTAGAAACTACTGTTAGAAAAGAAGAATTAGAATCAAAATTATCAAAAGTTAAAGAATTAGATAAAAAATTAGAGAAACTTAAAAAAGAAAATGAAAAACTCAACACAAAACTAGAAAAAGTCAGGGAAAAATTGGAAGAAATATTAGAGGACATAAAATAA
- a CDS encoding Protein of unknown function DUF2299 (COGs: COG5440 conserved hypothetical protein~InterPro IPR018747~KEGG: mth:MTH1410 hypothetical protein~PFAM: Protein of unknown function DUF2299~SPTR: O27461 Putative uncharacterized protein~PFAM: Uncharacterized conserved protein (DUF2299)) produces MEIKEKIREWLLEEDMYKEEMSDKSANFHFLIECPPGHYMDVIQPLGKSDVIIVGCATKVSPEHVQKLRDLNRKERREFMWDIKFSLNKFLVDFEIQENDDVLQGYVVRDVIYKDGLSKDKLMSTIKRVFKAKLHVLWKIHKECGEDIEKGKESDRMYV; encoded by the coding sequence ATGGAAATCAAGGAAAAAATTAGAGAATGGTTATTAGAGGAAGATATGTATAAGGAAGAAATGAGTGATAAATCGGCAAATTTTCATTTTTTAATTGAATGTCCCCCAGGACATTACATGGATGTCATACAACCTCTTGGAAAATCAGATGTGATTATTGTTGGATGTGCTACGAAAGTTAGTCCAGAACATGTGCAAAAACTTAGAGATTTAAACAGGAAAGAACGTAGGGAATTTATGTGGGATATAAAATTTTCATTGAATAAATTTCTTGTTGATTTTGAAATTCAGGAAAATGACGATGTATTGCAGGGTTATGTTGTTAGAGACGTAATATATAAAGATGGTTTAAGTAAAGACAAATTGATGTCCACCATAAAGAGGGTGTTTAAGGCAAAACTCCATGTTTTGTGGAAAATACATAAAGAATGTGGTGAAGATATTGAAAAAGGTAAAGAAAGTGACAGAATGTACGTATAA